In Oryza sativa Japonica Group chromosome 2, ASM3414082v1, the following are encoded in one genomic region:
- the LOC9267947 gene encoding probable metal-nicotianamine transporter YSL14, producing MAQHTAAAAGGDEEVAEAEAAAAAAAGSTLRHRHAGKGAEEHEAAGGGGGGRNGGADDPDATSVERVFADKAVPSWREQLTLRAFVVSALLAVMFSVIVMKLNLTTGIIPSLNVSAGLLGFFFVRLWTSAVERIGLLKQPFTRQENTVIQTCVVSAYGIAFSGGFGSYLFGMSETIAKQATEAKDAQNIKDPHLGWMIGFLFLVSFIGLFALVPLRKIMIVDYKLTYPSGTATAYLINGFHTPEGAKLAKKQVKTLGKYFLFSFFWGFFQWFYTAGDDCGFKNFPTLGLEAYNNRFFFDFSPTYVGVGMICPYIVNVSVLLGGILSWGVMWPLIAKKKGSWYPADISDNSLHGLQAYRVFISIALILGDGLYNFLKVLIRTIAGFISMVQNNSKGMLPVSDNGMSMSTAEEVSFDDERRTEIFLKDQIPKSVAYGGYVVVAALSIGTLPEIFPQLKWYYILVAYIVAPVLAFCNAYGSGLTDWSLASTYGKLAIFVFGAWAGLSHGGVLVGLAACGVMMSIVSTASDLMQDFKTGYLTLASPRSMFISQVIGTGMGCVIAPCVFWLFYKAFSNIGTSGTEYPAPYAIVYRNMAILGVDGFNSLPENCLTLCYIFFAAAIAINLIRDLAPHKVSRFIPLPMAMAIPFYIGSYFAIDMFLGSVILFVWEKLNKAKADAFGPAVASGLICGDGIWTLPQSILALAKVKPPICMKFLSRAANAKVDSFLAG from the exons ATGGCGCAGcacaccgccgcggcggcgggcggggacgaggaggtggcggaggctgaggcggcggcggcggcggcggcggggagcacgCTCCGGCACCGCCACGCGGGCAAGGGCGCGGAAGAgcacgaggcggcgggcggaggcggcggcgggcgcaatggcggcgccgacgacccgGACGCGACGTCGGTGGAGCGGGTGTTCGCGGACAAGGCGGTGCCGTCGTGGAGGGAGCAGCTGACGCTGCGGGCGTTCGTGGTGAGCGCGCTGCTCGCCGTCATGTTCAGCGTGATCGTCATGAAGCTGAACCTCACCACGGGGATCATCCCGTCGCTCAACGTCTCCGCGGGCTTGCTTGGCTTCTTCTTCGTCCGCCTCTGGACCTCCGCCGTCGAGCGGATTGGCCTCCTCAAGCAGCCGTTCACGCGCCAGGAGAACACCGTCATCCAGACCTGCGTCGTCTCCGCCTACGGCATCGCCTTCAGCG GTGGGTTTGGCAGTTATTTATTTGGAATGAGTGAAACAATAGCCAAGCAAGCAACAGAGGCTAAAGATGCTCAAAATATCAAGGATCCTCACCTTGGATGGAtgattggttttcttttccttgtCAGTTTTATTGGGCTATTTGCACTTGTGCCCCTAAGAAAA ATTATGATTGTTGATTACAAGCTCACCTATCCAAGTGGCACAGCAACTGCTTATCTCATCAATGGTTTTCACACACCAGAGGGTGCCAAACTAGCAAA GAAACAAGTAAAGACATTGGGCAAGTACTTTCTGTTTAGCTTCTTCTGGGGTTTTTTCCAGTGGTTCTACACTGCTGGTGATGACTGTGGATTCAAGAACTTCCCAACATTGGGCCTTGAAGCTTACAACAACAG GTTTTTCTTTGATTTCTCTCCTACATATGTTGGAGTTGGCATGATCTGCCCATATATCGTGAATGTGTCGGTTCTTCTTGGCGGTATCCTCTCATGGGGTGTGATGTGGCCTCTCATTGCCAAGAAGAAAGGAAGTTGGTACCCTGCTGATATCTCAGACAACAGTCTCCATGGGCTGCAGGCTTACAGG GTTTTCATATCCATTGCTTTGATCCTTGGGGATGGTTTATACAACTTCCTCAAGGTGCTTATCCGCACAATTGCAGGCTTTATATCAATGGTTCAGAACAATTCAAAAGGCATGCTTCCTGTTTCAGACAATGGCATGTCCATGTCCACTGCTGAAGAGGTATCCTTCGATGATGAGCGTCGCACTGAAATCTTCCTGAAAGATCAAATTCCTAAGTCAGTTGCATATGGAGGCTACGTCGTAGTTGCTGCTCTATCGATTGGCACCCTTCCTGAGATCTTCCCGCAGCTCAAGTGGTACTACATTTTGGTTGCCTACATCGTTGCACCTGTGCTGGCCTTCTGCAATGCCTACGGAAGTGGTCTCACTGATTGGTCTCTTGCCTCCACCTATGGCAAGCTTGCTATCTTCGTGTTCGGAGCGTGGGCGGGCCTTTCTCACGGTGGTGTGCTCGTAGGACTTGCCGCTTGCGGTGTCATGATGAGCATCGTGTCGACTGCCTCTGACCTGATGCAAGACTTCAAGACTGGATACTTGACTCTGGCATCACCGAGGTCCATGTTTATCAGCCAGGTGATCGGCACCGGGATGGGCTGTGTCATAGCTCCCTGTGTCTTCTGGCTCTTCTACAAGGCCTTCAGCAATATTGGCACAAGCGGCACCGAGTACCCGGCGCCATATGCCATCGTGTACCGCAACATGGCCATCCTGGGTGTCGATGGCTTCAACTCGCTTCCGGAGAACTGCCTCACTCTCTGCTACATCTTCTTCGCCGCGGCGATCGCCATCAACCTGATCAGAGACCTGGCGCCGCACAAGGTCTCCAGGTTCATCCCGCTCCCCATGGCAATGGCGATCCCTTTCTACATTGGATCGTACTTCGCGATCGATATGTTCCTGGGCAGCGTGATCCTCTTTGTGTGGGAGAAGCTGAACAAGGCCAAGGCGGATGCGTTTGGACCTGCGGTGGCGTCAGGGTTGATCTGCGGTGATGGGATCTGGACTCTTCCCCAGTCCATTCTTGCCCTTGCCAAGGTGAAGCCCCCCATTTGCATGAAATTTTTGTCGAGGGCAGCCAATGCCAAAGTGGATAGCTTCCTTGCCGGTTAG
- the LOC4330066 gene encoding small ribosomal subunit protein mL103 (rPPR7) — MAALASLLLLRRRGGSHAADALLRALTTAAGEQPLTASAAKTRLRREHDPDRVVSLFEAIDDASLSASSTRHALSLAARRLSRSRRFADAEALLSSHIPASPTEPQLAAVLCSYAAASLPEKALAAFRSAAPSLPSPISPLPFNAVLSVFLRCRRHRRVPVLFDELSKEFSITPDASSYGILVKAYCMLSKDAKAHEVLDQMRGQGFTPTNSIYTTMIDSMYKQKKMEQAERLWKQMLESGRKPDQAVYNTKIMHHSLHGKTEDVLEVIAEMEEAGVKPDTITYNFLMTSYCKHGKMETAKELYRSLGEKGCSANAATYKHMMAQLCAHGDLDGALVIFKESYRSNKVPDFRTMSGLVEGLTKAGRVAEAKNIVAKMKKKFPEQLLSGWMKLEKELGLNSDSGDAGTRAECISEETPSEAEAAMPKTLELEDPSSDETECMAEASTSEEMPRDSA; from the coding sequence ATGGCAGcgctcgcctccctcctcctactccgccgccgcggcgggagcCACGCCGCCGACGCTCTCCTCCGCGCGCTCACTACCGCCGCTGGAGAGCAGCCACtcacggcgtcggcggccaaGACCCGCCTCCGCCGGGAGCACGACCCCGACCGCGTCGTCTCCCTCTTCGAGGCCATCGACGACGCCTCCCTCtcggcctcctccacccgccACGCGCTCTCCCTCGCCGCACGCAGGCtctcccgctcccgccgcttcgccgacgccgaggccctcctctcctcccacatCCCGGCCTCCCccaccgagccgcagctcgccgCTGTCCTCTGCTCCTACGCCGCCGCGTCCCTCCCCGAGAAGGCTCTCGCCGCcttccgctccgccgcgccgtccctcCCGTCCCCGATCTCCCCGCTCCCCTTCAACGCCGTCCTCTCCGTGTTCCtccggtgccgccgccaccgccgcgtcccGGTCCTCTTCGACGAGCTCTCCAAGGAGTTCTCCATCACACCTGACGCCTCCTCCTACGGCATCCTGGTCAAGGCATACTGCATGCTGAGCAAAGACGCCAAGGCACACGAGGTGTTAGATCAAATGCGTGGGCAGGGTTTCACGCCGACCAATAGTATCTACACCACAATGATCGATTCCATGTATAAGCAGAAGAAGATGGAGCAGGCAGAGCGCTTGTGGAAGCAGATGTTGGAGAGCGGACGCAAGCCTGACCAAGCTGTATATAATACAAAGATCATGCACCATAGCCTTCACGGCAAGACGGAAGATGTGCTTGAGGTGATAGCAGAAATGGAGGAAGCTGGAGTGAAGCCGGATACCATCACTTACAATTTCCTCATGACTAGCTACTGCAAGCATGGTAAGATGGAGACTGCCAAGGAGCTGTACAGATCACTAGGCGAGAAGGGGTGCTCAGCAAACGCTGCCACGTACAAGCATATGATGGCACAGCTGTGTGCCCATGGAGATTTGGACGGTGCATTGGTGATCTTCAAGGAAAGCTATAGGAGCAACAAGGTGCCAGATTTTAGGACAATGAGTGGATTGGTTGAGGGATTGACAAAGGCTGGCAGGGTGGCTGAGGCAAAGAATATTGTTGCCAAGATGAAGAAGAAGTTCCCAGAGCAATTGCTGTCAGGGTGGATGAAACTCGAGAAGGAGCTTGGGTTGAACTCAGATAGCGGAGATGCAGGTACTCGGGCAGAATGTATATCTGAAGAAACTCCTTCTGAGGCCGAGGCTGCTATGCCAAAGACACTTGAGCTGGAAGATCCTTCTTCTGATGAAACAGAATGTATGGCAGAGGCGTCCACTAGTGAGGAAATGCCACGGGATTCTGCTTAA